The DNA region CCGCGGCTTGTCTGTACAGCTCTCTTGCCAGCTGGCGGAGGCAGTAGGCGGCCTCCTCCGACGCGGCTAGCTGGTAGAAGCTGTCCACCGGCTCCTCGCCTATGTATCCCCTGGGCTCCGCGATGACTGCGGCCGGCTCTGCGGTTGTGCCCAAGGCCCTGGGCACCTCCTCGTCCGAGTATATGTCTATGTCGATGCCCAGCTCGGAGGGTCCCAGCGCGGCCTCAATGCTGAGGGTCACGCCGCGGGGCAAATTGGGGGCCTCCTTGTCTAGCTCCTCGGCGAGGGCCTCCACGGCGCCTTCCGCCTCATCGAGCGCGTTGGGTATATCCACCTTGACCTCTCTGCACTTCCCCACGTATGCCAGGGCCGGGTGCCTGCGCCAGAGGCAAGCCTTTTGGCTCTTCACCTCTCCAACCTTGTCAATCGCTATGACTGTGCCTATCCCCAAGTAGAGAGCCGCCTTCCTGGCGCTTCTCGGCTTGAGGCCTGCTCGCGGCCTGAAGAGCTTGATTATCAACATATCCCTTGTAGATCAGATCGGCGCAATTAATATCTTTACTGTCACGACGCGTCCCTCAACGTCTAGTCTCAGAGGCGTGTTGAGGGAAAAATGAGGTATCTCCATGTCGAGGGTCATAACCCATTTCAACTCTCTTGGTGAACCTGTTTCGCGAAGAACGGCGTTGACCTCATTTAATATGCCCCTGCGTATCTTCTCCAGCGCTGTTGGGACGGCCTCTCGTGGAATTATCACGAAGACGTAAAAGTCGTCTGGAGCTTCTGGTCTGGTTTGGAGAATTTTCGCTATAGTAGAAACAATTTTTTGAATTAAAGATCTGCCCACTGTGGCGCCGGAGCTCACACAAAGCTTCGCCTCGATAAGCACGTGGCGTTTCTCCGTGCGTATATAGAGGTCGGTCCTGGGCTTTAAGCCGGCGAATTTCTTCTCCTCAGTGCATATAAAGTCTGAAACTGCACCTAGTTTTTCAATGAATGTCTTAATTCTATCGCGATTTTTCTCGTAAAACTCTTTATGATTTTTATCGAATTGAGCCAAGCAGTTCATAGCTTGGTCTACTACGGACATATAACGCCTTGCGAACCCGGCGTCATGGCCTCGCCCTTGCGCGCTTCAAGCGTCTCCACGCGCCCATTTAGCCAATTTTCCCTATCTCTTTTCGTTTCATGGGCAATTACGTATAGTGCGCCGAGCTCTACCTCTGCGCCGCGTAGCCTCCGCCAATGGCCACAGCGATTGTGCAAGGTGTTTGGCCACCTCGGCTACCGTTGACTACTTGAAACACGATGGCAAATCCACGTCTACGGCTCAACTAACTTTAATTTGTATCTCTTCGGCGTATTCATCCACTGGAGGCCGAGCGCCACCGCCTTTTCCTCATCTACTTCAACTCCTCTGGCGCGGGCTATGGCCGTGCCAATGGCCTTGGCCAGTACCCGAATGGGCGTGGTGAGGGCTAAAACCCTCTCGGCCACCGCCCTCAAGGCCTCGGCGAGGGTTTGCGACTTTATCCTCCCGCCCCTCCTTAGGTATAGGATGGAGGCGTCGAGAAGCGCCCTGGCGGCGGGGTCCAGTCTATGCCAAACCCCTCTGCGCAACGCGCGGCTTTTAAGCGCCCTAAGCGACAAAAGCGTAGGCACAAACCCCGCCGCCAAGAGCATGTCTAGAAAAAGCGAGGCGTTTAAAAATTTTTGCGGCGTCTTTGCTGGCCGTTTGGCGTACAGCCCCTCCCGCCGGCGGCCACCTTCAGCTCTCAGCAACTCGGCGTTCTGCTTCCGCCCAGGGGCCTCGATGATCTGTGCTGTGGCCGCGTCTCGACGGCGTCGGTGGCTGTTGTGTGTCGACCCAAAAGAATCCGTCGTCGCGTCCTCTGGCAGTTGCCGATGTGCTATGCGTGGAGGAGTTCGGCGCAGTTGAGGTGCTGGACGGCACGGCGCTGGGGGATGATGGACCTCGGCGCCGGCCCGTGGCGGGGGGCTTTGTTTTTGGGCGGCCCGATGTGGGGGCCTTTTTTGGTGCTTTGCACTGCGGTCTGTGCTGAGTCTTATTCGGCGTGGGGCCGGGGTGTGGTCTTGGGCGGCTTCCGGTGGTTGCGCCGCGGCGGTGGGCGGGGCTTCTCATAGGCGACGGGGGCTGTGCATTCCTGTCTGCAGCGCGGTGGGCTTGGTGTGGGTTAGTTGGCTGAGGCTTTGGCTGTTTTTGCCGGTGGTGGAGGTGCGTGTTTGTGGGGGTGCTGTGAAGATGCCTTGATCCGTAGCTGGGCCCTCGGCAGGTCCGGGGCTTTTGTCGGAGCTTGGAGGCGGCGGCGTCGTTCTTGGGCTTGCTCCTGAAGCCGTGGTGTTTTTTGTGAGGGGTTTGCTGAGGTCGCCTTGGAGGGGGTCTGCGTGTTGCGGGGTGTGGGTAAGCGCCGTCGTAGGTACATCGTTTTGCTGCCTTGGGGTTGGGGCTGCTGTTTGTGTGGATGGAGGGGTGGTGTCTAGTGCCCTTCTTGGGGTTGTGTGGAAAGTGCTTGGGGTGATCGGCGGAGATGGGGTGGTGGGGGCTAGGCGTGGGTTGTGGGTGGTTGGGGCGGGCTGTGGCGTATGGTGCCGGCTCCTGGGGCGGCGGTGGTGGAGAGATTCATTTAGGGGTATTTACGCCGGACGCTCTGCGCTAGGCGGCGAGCGCTTTGGGAGCGCTGTTCTTGACAGGTTAGATTTTTGACGGCTCCGAGTGGGGAGAGTGGTTGGCAGTTTAGCAGTGTCCCTCGGCGGCGTGGTCTAAGGGGGTCTCGGGGATGTTTCTTTAAGGGTGGCTGCTTAGCGGTTTGACGGCTCTTTGTGGGTCGTGTGCTGGGCGTAGATGCCGAGGGGTTCCGCCGTCGTTTGCGCCGTCCTTGTGGGCGCCGTCGCTGAGCTGGTTTTGGTGCCTGCTCTTTACTTAAGCTGCTCTTTCAGAGCTCTCAGCGCCTCCTCCAGCTCTGCGCTCCATTTTACCCTCTGTCTGAGCGCTTCGGCCCGCTTGGCAATCTCGGCGACTAGCAGAACTACGTCTTTCGCCGCCTCTTCCCTACTGCGGTACATGCTGGCGGCGAGGTCTGGGTCGGGGCCGTTGTACTGGTACTCGCGTAGATTAAGCGCTACGCTCGTCCACGCCGAAATGTTCGCGTGCCCAATCTCCTCAAGCAGTTGGGAGAGCGCCTTCATCCTCGTGGTCGGAACCCTGGGGACGGCCTTCTCGGCGAGCCGCCTCTTCTCCTCGTCTGTTTTTGCTATCTGGGCGAGTTTGTCTAGCTCTAGTCTAAGAAGGGAGGCTAACAACGCCCTCCACGCCTGGAAGGCCTTCCCCGCGGCGTTTCTGACTAGGCCTCTTTGGAGGAATTCCAGTGCCAGTCTTGCCTCTATAAGCGCTTCCAACAGCCTAGCCGTTGCGTAGTCCTCAGCAGTCGGCTTGGGTAGCGGCTTTTCGAGGGCCTCCACGTTCATACGTACTACGTCTCTTTAAAAACACGTATCGTGTCTGAGCGCCGGGGGGTTGTGTTCGGTCTCTTCGTGCCTCACGCCGCGGCGCGCTTCGTGTATTTGTTTTTTGTTTACTCGGCGTTGCTCCGGGTGGGGCCGCCTGTGAGTTCGCCGCCGGCGGTGTTTAGGCCGTGGTGGGGTTAAAGGCGTTGGTGCTTAGTTTGTGGGGTGTGGGTAGTTGGGCTATCTCGTAGATGGTCTTCGTGTTGGTGGCTTGGTTAAGATTTTTATTGTGGCTTTTGTTGTTATTTGTGGAGGTGCGTGTTGGTAGGAGGGGTACTGTGAAGATCCCCAGATCTGTTGCCGAGGCCCTCGGCATTGGCGAGGGGTCGAGGCTGTTGCTGGAGCTGGAGGGGGGCCGCATTGTGCTTAGGCCGGTTCCGGATGCCGTGGAGCTGGCTATCAAGGGTGAGAAGATTGCTAGGGTCACCTTGGAGGAGCTGGAGTCGACGAGCTGTGAGGAGCAGGAGAGGTACCTCAAGGGTTAGTGTTATTGTAGATACGTCGTTTCTCCTGCCGACCCTGGGTGTGGAGGTCGAAGAGGAGTGCATGGAGGTCGTGCCGCTGTTTAGGAAGGCGGAGGTGTGGTATCTAGAGGTGGCTCTCCTTGAGGCCATGTGGAAAATACTTAAACTGGTTGGCAGGGAGAAGCTGGAGAGAGTTAGGCTGGGGTTGGAGGCTATTAGGGCGAGCTACCGCGTGGCGGAGCCGCCGCCTGAGGCCTACACAAAGGCTGTGGAGATATTTGACAAAGGACATAGAGATTACATCGACGCTCTGCACTACGCAACGGCGAGCGCTTTGGGAGCGCCGTTTTTGACAGTAGACTATAGATTTATAGACTTTTTGAGGGGCGCCGGCTATCGGGTTGAGGGCGTGGTGATAACTCCAAGGGAGCTGAGGAAAATGCTCGGGGGCTCTCTCGGCAAGTAGCTTTTGCTACATGAGCGTATCGTAGGCGGCTATTTCCTATGGCGTGTTCTTCCATGGGCCTAAGGAAAAGAGGTGTGGGGCGGGGTCTGGCCTGGAGGCCGTGTGGCGTATCAGGTTTCTAAGGAGACTGTGGTGTCCGTAGTTCCTTTTCCAAGGCGCCCAGCGCCTCCTCCAGCTCACCGCTCCATTTTGTCCTCTGTTTGAGGGCTTCGACTCGCCTCGCCAGCTCGGCCACAAGCAACTCGACGTCTTTCGCCGCCTCTGCCCTACTCCTGTACATGCTGACGGCGAGGTCTGGGTCGGGGCCGTTGTACTGGTACTCGTGTAGATCCAGCGCCTTGTCAGTCCACGGCGATATACCGGCGTGTCCAATCTCCTCCAGCATATGCGAGAGAGCCTTCATCCTCGTCGTAGGCACCCTCGGCACTGCCCTTTCCGCGAGCCACCTCTTCTCATCTTCCGTCTTTGCCGCCTGTAACAACTTGTCCAGCTCAAGCCTCAGCAGTGCGGCTAACAACGCCCTCCACGCTTGGAAGGCCTTCCCCGCGGCGTTCCTCACGAGGCCCCTCTGCAGAAATTCAAGAGCGAGCCTAGCCTCTACGAGGGCCTCCAGAAGCCTAGCCGCGGCGTACTCCTCAGCAGTGGGCTTCGGCAGTGGCCTTTCGAGAACCTCCACGTCCACGTATGTCAACTAGTTTAAAAGCTGATGCGCCGAAGCCTACGCCCCCTCAAGAGCCCTTCTTACCGCCTCTCTGTGGAGCGGCGTCTGCCAAGCCACGCGCCTCCCGATGCCGAGCTCTAAGTCCTTTTCCGGCGGCGGCTCTCCGGCCCAGAAGCGGGGGTCCCGCCGGGGGATCGTGTCCACTATTAGGTTTTGATCTACTAGCTTCTCCATTAGGGGGATCCCCCCTCGTAATCAGCGAGTCTGGGTCTTCTACGGCTTGCCTCAGTAGCTCTTTCTCCCTCTCCCCAAGCCCGCCTACGAACACGTCGATTTTCTTCTCGTCCACAAGCCTAGCCAAGACCTCCTCCACGTCCCACCTGGTCTTGTACAGCTCGCCCAGTAGCTTGGGGTTGCCGCTGGTGATCTTCCAGACCTCCTCGAAGGGGGCCTTCTCGCCGGGTATCTGGTCGTAGAGCTGGCGGAACCCCTCCCTCGGCAGGTTCCACATGGGGGTGAGATAGGCCCACCTGTGTCTCCCAATCTCCCTTTTGTTAACACCCTCACTTGTGGCAATAACGGCAACCACCCTCTCGTAGCTAGCAGGCGGGTACTCGATTACTCCAAGCAACGCCTTGACGTACTTAGCGGCCTCCCCCAGCCCTATTGCTTGAAATACGTCGTCTGCTAGAACCGCCACCTTCTTCTTCATCCTCTTCATGAGTAGGTTGGTCAAGTCGATGGCTAACGTCGCCAGCCAAATCCTCGCCTCCCCAAGCGCCCCAGCCGCGGCCTCGGTCAGCCTCCTCGCCACCTCTTTCACGTCCGTATAAGCCTCGAAGTATTTACGCAGAGGGTCGACATATATCACGTGATACCCAAGCTCCCTAAGCAGAACAGCCGACTGCCTAAGCCAAGCCGTCTTGCCACAGCCCTCCGGCCCGAACACAACCTCGACCCTCGCCATGCCCCTCTCCGCCCACTCCTCCATACGTTTGAGGGCCATCTCCCTGTCCGCAAACTTCACTTCTAGGCTAGGGGCCAGCGGCAGCCTTATCCTCTCCACGCTGTATCCTCGGCGCTACTTTAAAAGTCTGTGCCGTCGAGTTCCCGTGAGCCTCTCGGAAGGCAGCCGCTGAGTTGGGGGAAGGCGATTTGCAATCGCCGGCATGGGGCCGTATGGCTGTAAGGCAATGCCGCATGGGGTTTCGTGCGCCCAGATCGCCGTGCGCCAAGCCGCAGGAGGCGATGTTGGCCTAAGGACGGAGTTAAGGCAAGGTCCGAGATCGAGGCAGCGCTCGGTGGAGCGTCGTGGAGAGCGCGCCGTGGGCTGGGTGGAGCTTATGGGCGCCTCGCGTATAGGCGGCATGCCTAGAGGCGGTCGGAGCGCTTCTCATGCTGGTTTCTATTCTAGCTCATAATAACGTATGCGTGGTTCTTGATCTAGATACGACAAATTGGTCCTAAAGGCCACGGCCTTCGCGGCCGTCGCCGCGGCCTTCGGCATCTTCGGCTGGGTCGGCCACGCCCTCGCCACGGCGACTCCTCCCAGGCCCGTAGAGGAGATAGAACAGGAGTTGAAGGAGATATAGTAGCAGATGCAGGTAGAGTCTGGCGGGTCTGCTCGGCAATTCGCCCAGCGGCGATCTCACCGTGCTTGCGTCTG from Pyrobaculum arsenaticum DSM 13514 includes:
- a CDS encoding AbrB/MazE/SpoVT family DNA-binding domain-containing protein, whose product is MEVRVGRRGTVKIPRSVAEALGIGEGSRLLLELEGGRIVLRPVPDAVELAIKGEKIARVTLEELESTSCEEQERYLKG
- a CDS encoding PIN domain-containing protein, translated to MRSRRGTSRVSVIVDTSFLLPTLGVEVEEECMEVVPLFRKAEVWYLEVALLEAMWKILKLVGREKLERVRLGLEAIRASYRVAEPPPEAYTKAVEIFDKGHRDYIDALHYATASALGAPFLTVDYRFIDFLRGAGYRVEGVVITPRELRKMLGGSLGK
- a CDS encoding PaREP1 family protein codes for the protein MDVEVLERPLPKPTAEEYAAARLLEALVEARLALEFLQRGLVRNAAGKAFQAWRALLAALLRLELDKLLQAAKTEDEKRWLAERAVPRVPTTRMKALSHMLEEIGHAGISPWTDKALDLHEYQYNGPDPDLAVSMYRSRAEAAKDVELLVAELARRVEALKQRTKWSGELEEALGALEKELRTPQSP
- a CDS encoding PaREP1 family protein, encoding MNVEALEKPLPKPTAEDYATARLLEALIEARLALEFLQRGLVRNAAGKAFQAWRALLASLLRLELDKLAQIAKTDEEKRRLAEKAVPRVPTTRMKALSQLLEEIGHANISAWTSVALNLREYQYNGPDPDLAASMYRSREEAAKDVVLLVAEIAKRAEALRQRVKWSAELEEALRALKEQLK